The following are encoded together in the Corynebacterium jeikeium genome:
- a CDS encoding TetR/AcrR family transcriptional regulator yields the protein MPKVSDTDLAERKVEILSGARHCFASYGYDGATVARLEETIGKSRGAIFHHYGNKDQLFLEVAHEDMRKMAELTADEGLIGAIRALVKSKDLTDWWGMRVEITRRVNIDPCFAAKWELDQLALRETVRTRLREQRASGRIRKDVEIETIAQTLELVLEGVLGRLAQRQGTEGLSDALDFVESALRSPGQ from the coding sequence ATGCCCAAAGTAAGCGACACGGACCTGGCAGAGCGGAAGGTCGAGATCCTGTCCGGCGCGCGCCACTGCTTCGCTAGCTACGGCTACGACGGCGCGACCGTCGCCCGGCTGGAAGAAACCATCGGCAAGTCCCGCGGCGCGATCTTCCACCATTACGGCAACAAAGATCAGCTGTTTCTCGAGGTTGCCCATGAAGACATGCGCAAAATGGCCGAACTAACGGCCGACGAGGGGCTTATCGGAGCTATTCGCGCCCTAGTCAAGTCAAAAGACTTGACCGACTGGTGGGGTATGCGTGTGGAGATCACCCGCAGGGTGAACATCGACCCCTGCTTCGCGGCGAAGTGGGAGCTGGATCAGCTGGCGCTGCGTGAAACCGTGCGCACCCGCCTGCGGGAACAGCGCGCCAGCGGGCGGATCCGCAAGGATGTGGAGATCGAGACGATAGCCCAGACGTTGGAGCTAGTGCTCGAGGGTGTGCTCGGACGGCTTGCCCAGCGACAGGGCACCGAAGGGCTATCCGACGCGCTGGACTTCGTGGAAAGCGCTCTGCGTTCCCCCGGACAATAG
- a CDS encoding ACT domain-containing protein gives MIAIMTVTGLDHTGIIAAVSTALAELDVNILNVSQTIMDDYFTMILHVRIDDSQHGIADVQDRMAEVEKQEKLVIRVQSEAIFSAMHDV, from the coding sequence ATGATCGCAATCATGACCGTTACCGGGCTGGATCACACTGGAATCATCGCCGCCGTGTCCACTGCCCTGGCCGAGCTAGACGTCAACATTCTCAATGTCTCCCAGACCATCATGGACGATTACTTCACCATGATTCTGCACGTCCGCATCGATGACTCCCAGCATGGGATCGCCGATGTGCAGGATCGCATGGCGGAGGTCGAAAAGCAGGAGAAGCTCGTCATCCGAGTGCAGTCGGAGGCCATCTTCTCCGCCATGCACGACGTGTAG
- a CDS encoding PFL family protein produces MNPRRGVTNQSNNILETIEMIEKYRLDIRTVTMGINLVPCIRETMEATADAVFERVVDYARNLVPVAQEIERELGIPIVNKRISVTPVGILASAVEGNPVRIAEALDRAANEVGVNFIGGYSALVDKGATRGELDLIRSLPEALNETNVVCASVNVGSSKAGINMNAVREMGQVIKDASTYGPGGTLACAKLVVFANSVSDNPFMAGAYHGVEEQDCVINVGVSGPGVVDRAVAEMEGATLNEVSEEIKRAAFKITRTGQLVGVMAAQRLGVPFGIVDLSLAPTAELGDSVAHILEHMGLGQVGTHGTTAALALLNDAVKKGGMMACSRVGGLSGSFIPVSEDKGMIDAVRSGAISIDKLEAMTAICSVGLDMIAIPGDTPAESIAGMIADEAAIGVMNHKTTAVRVIPAVGTKVGDEVDFGGLLGYAPVIGVNRASSADFINRGGFIPAPLHGYRN; encoded by the coding sequence ATGAATCCACGTCGTGGCGTCACAAACCAAAGCAACAACATTCTAGAAACCATCGAGATGATCGAGAAGTATCGTCTCGACATCCGAACGGTAACGATGGGCATTAACCTTGTGCCCTGCATTCGCGAAACGATGGAGGCAACCGCCGACGCGGTGTTCGAACGCGTGGTGGATTACGCGCGGAACCTTGTGCCTGTAGCTCAAGAGATTGAGCGCGAGCTGGGCATCCCCATCGTGAACAAGCGCATTTCCGTCACTCCGGTAGGCATCCTCGCCTCCGCGGTAGAGGGCAATCCGGTGCGCATTGCCGAAGCGCTGGATCGGGCGGCCAACGAGGTAGGCGTGAATTTCATCGGCGGCTACTCCGCCCTCGTGGACAAGGGGGCTACGCGCGGCGAGCTGGACCTGATTCGCTCTCTGCCTGAGGCGCTGAATGAGACGAACGTGGTCTGTGCGTCCGTCAATGTCGGCAGCTCGAAGGCTGGCATCAATATGAACGCGGTCCGCGAGATGGGGCAGGTCATCAAGGATGCTTCCACTTATGGGCCGGGCGGCACATTGGCCTGCGCGAAGCTGGTCGTTTTTGCTAACTCCGTCTCCGACAATCCGTTTATGGCTGGCGCCTACCATGGTGTTGAAGAGCAGGACTGCGTTATCAACGTGGGTGTATCCGGGCCAGGTGTGGTCGACCGCGCAGTCGCTGAGATGGAAGGTGCAACGCTCAACGAGGTTTCCGAGGAAATCAAGCGCGCGGCATTTAAGATCACCCGAACCGGCCAACTGGTGGGTGTGATGGCCGCGCAACGTCTGGGGGTGCCCTTCGGTATCGTTGACCTGTCTCTGGCACCCACTGCGGAGCTCGGTGATTCTGTGGCGCACATTTTGGAGCACATGGGGCTCGGCCAGGTGGGTACCCACGGCACGACCGCCGCCTTGGCGCTGCTGAATGACGCGGTGAAGAAGGGTGGCATGATGGCCTGCTCGCGCGTTGGTGGCCTCTCTGGCTCCTTCATTCCGGTATCCGAGGACAAGGGCATGATCGATGCTGTGCGCAGCGGCGCCATCAGTATCGACAAGCTAGAGGCCATGACGGCTATCTGCTCCGTCGGTCTGGACATGATCGCCATCCCGGGTGATACCCCCGCAGAGTCGATCGCCGGCATGATTGCCGACGAAGCGGCCATTGGCGTGATGAACCATAAGACCACGGCTGTGCGCGTGATCCCTGCTGTCGGTACCAAGGTAGGCGACGAAGTGGACTTCGGGGGCCTGCTGGGATACGCGCCAGTGATTGGCGTGAACCGTGCAAGCAGCGCTGACTTTATTAATCGCGGTGGTTTCATCCCTGCCCCACTGCACGGCTACCGCAACTAG
- a CDS encoding Lrp/AsnC family transcriptional regulator, translated as MRDLDQTDIELCMLLSERPKAGVREYARVLGVARATVSSRIEKLVERGVIGSFSPHFNPSALGFPLGAFVHVTLDQRTLDQATAAILRIPWITEAHSIAGPYDLSCRVVARDHEHLEQITLKLQEVEGVQRTRTEIILRSRIPMRHSQLLQALANLRNL; from the coding sequence ATGAGGGACCTCGATCAGACAGACATCGAGCTCTGCATGTTGCTCAGTGAAAGGCCTAAGGCCGGGGTGCGCGAGTACGCGCGCGTACTAGGAGTCGCGCGCGCAACCGTGAGCAGTCGCATAGAAAAACTCGTGGAAAGGGGAGTGATCGGTAGCTTCTCCCCACACTTCAACCCAAGCGCCCTCGGCTTTCCACTAGGCGCATTCGTGCACGTAACTCTTGACCAGCGGACATTAGATCAAGCGACAGCGGCGATCCTGAGAATCCCCTGGATCACGGAGGCGCATTCCATTGCCGGGCCCTACGACCTGTCGTGCCGGGTGGTGGCACGCGACCACGAGCATCTAGAGCAGATAACCCTCAAGTTGCAAGAGGTCGAAGGTGTGCAGCGCACAAGGACGGAAATCATCCTGCGCTCCCGCATCCCTATGCGCCACAGTCAGCTACTGCAGGCACTAGCGAACCTGCGAAACCTCTAA